The nucleotide sequence CGCCGGGCGGTTGAGCCCGGACGAGGCCGAGTACCGCAACAACGAGGGCTACGCGCTCCTCCGCCTGGGCCGCCACCGGGAGGCGGTGGCCGTGCTGGAGGAGGTGGTGGAGCGCCACCCCGAGCGCCACGTGGCGTACGCGAACCTGGCGGACGCCCACCTGGCGCGGGGCGACACCGCCGCCGCGGTCGCCACGCTGGAGCGCCTGCTCGCGCTGGACCCGCCCCGCACGCGGAGGCGGCTGGCCGAGGCGATGCTGGAGCGGATCCGCCCGCGCGAGGCGGACCCCTGGCGCGCCGTGCCCAGCCCCGAGGTGGAGCTGGCGACGGGGTGGAGCGTGCCGGAGGTGGTGGAGCTGGAGGTGGCGGAGCACCCCTGAGCGCGCACGGCGTTCGGGGGGCGGCCGTCTCGACAACCAGAGATCGGATGAGTCATGCCGGGGTTTGAAGCGTTGCTGACGGGGCGGGTGCT is from Longimicrobiaceae bacterium and encodes:
- a CDS encoding tetratricopeptide repeat protein, producing VPPVPPRPPAAEARDANREGLRHFREREYGPALEAFRRAGRLSPDEAEYRNNEGYALLRLGRHREAVAVLEEVVERHPERHVAYANLADAHLARGDTAAAVATLERLLALDPPRTRRRLAEAMLERIRPREADPWRAVPSPEVELATGWSVPEVVELEVAEHP